The DNA sequence AACCATGCCCGGCGATTAGCCAAGCTCTGGAATACGCAGAACCTGGCCCGGATAGATCTTGTCGGGATGGGTCAGCATCGGCTTGTTTGCCTCGAAGATGACCGTGTTCTTGGCGCCCTGGCCCTTACCATAGCTCTTTTCGGCGATCTTCCAGAGATTGTCGCCCTTCTGGACCGTATAGAAGGTCGGCTCCTTGGCTGCGGCCGCCGTGCCGGAAGCCGGCGCGACCTGTAACTCGTCAGCCTGCACCTTGGAAACGCCCAGCGTGTTGCCGACGGCGATGACCGCCTTTTCGAAGATCGACTGGTCCTTGACGACGCCCTTCAGCACCGCCGTATCGCCCTGGACAACGACCTGCACGCCATCGGTACCGAGCTTGTGTGAATCGAGCTCTTTCTTGAGCGTGTCGGCGGTGGGTGCGGCTTCCTCGTCGCCGCCGATGCCGAGCTTCTTGCCGACGTTCTTGACGAAATCGAACATACCCATCTCTAGGTCTCCCTTGCTGTGGCAACAAGGGAAACCTCGCATCCGCAACGCAAAATTGAAAGTGGTTTTGCGGGCACGATTTGCGTGTTGCTCAATCGTTCTCCACGCGACCGCGCAGCTTCTTGATCGTACCGCGCCCCGCCTTGCTCTTCAGCCGACGCTCGACCGCGCCTTTCGACGGCCGTGTCTTCTTGCGCGGCGGCGGCGGCGGTTCTGCGGCCTTGGCGACCAGTGCCGCCAGCCTGGTCCGTGCGTCGGCGCGGTTTTGCTCCTGTGTGCGAAAGCGTCCGGCCTCGATGACGATGACACCATCCTTGGTGGCGCGCTGGCCGGCAAGTTTTATGGTCCGCTCGCGTACGCGGTCCGACAGGCCCTCGGCGTTCCGCGCGTCGAAGCGAAGCTGCACCGCCGTCGCCACCTTGTTGACGTTCTGGCCGCCGGGACCGGACGAGCGGATGAAATCCTCGTGCAGGTCGCCCGGGTGAATCACGGCTTCGCCCGATATGATGATGTCGTCGTCGATCGGCATGCCGCAGTCATGGCGCGGCGGACCGAAAAAGAAAAGGCCCGATCGAAAGCGCAGCCCCTAACTGGCATATACGATCCTGATCACGACGCCCAGGCGAGTTCGCCAAGATGGCGACGAAGCCATTTCGTCTCTTCCGACGCCGTGCGCCCGAAATGCCGTTTGAAGTCGCGGCTGAATTGGGACGGGCTCGCATAGCCTACCAAAGCCGCGACCTCTGCGATCGTCCTGTTCTGGCGTGCTATCATCAATCGTGCTTCGTGGAGCCGTATCGCCTTCACGTACTGCATTGGACTGTTGCCGGTCAGGCTCTTGAAATGGACATGGTAGGAAGGAACGCTCATGCCCACGTCTTTTGCCAGATCGCCGATCGAAATTTCAGAACCGTAGTTCTCTCGCAACCAGGCCAGGCTCTGGACAATCCTTCCAGACGTGCCTTTCTGCTGCAGCGCCGCGAGCATTGCACCGCCCTGCGGGCCGACCAGCACCCGGTAATGCAGTTCGCGCAGAATGCCGTCACCAAGGACGAGAGCTTCAACGGGGCTGCGAAGTGCTACAAGGAGGCGCAGCAGGACATCCTCTATTTCGGGGGCCATCCTGCTTGACACGAGACCTCGCGACTTGCCGCTCGCCGGTTCGGCATGCATCTGCGCTTGCATGGCGAGCTCGGCTGCCATCTGCATATCGAACTCAACATAGACCGCAAGCAATGGTCGCTCCGAACTGGCCATCGATTTCATGCGGAATGGAACGGGCACCGAAACCGCCAGATAGTGTTCCTCGTCGTAGAGGTAGATTTCCCTTTCGAGGATACCTTGCTTGCTTCCCTGTAATACGAACACCGCGCCTGGCTTATAGAGGACCGGTATGTCGTGAAGCACGGCTTCCGTCCGGAGTATGCGGACGCGGCTGAACGCGGTCGGATTGTAGCCGCGACGAGGGGCGAGAGCTCCGGCCAACTCGACCAGCTTGGATCGTCCGTGTTTGGGAGGAATAGGATTTGGCAACAAATTCAGAGAATCCGCGATCGAAACGCTCGGTTCCTCATAATATTTGTCAACTCATCACCAATCAAGGAAAGCTTGCGGATCATGTCACAGAAGACCTTCTTTATCACCGGCGCGAATTCCGGCTTCGGCTTGGCCATAGCTTCCGCGGCTATCCAGATCGGCCATAAGGTGATTGGCGCCGTTCGCTCGGAGACATCACGCGCAGCGCTCGCCGACGTTCTTACCGCAGTTCGACCGGTACTGTGCGACGTAACGGAATTCGACGCCATACCCGACGTCGTCAGGCAGGCGGAGAACGAACATGGACCGGTTGACGTGCTGATCAACAATGCCGGCTATGGGCATGAGGGAGTGCTTGAAGAGTCGCCGATCGAAGAGATGCGGCGTCAGTTCGACGTGAATGTCTTCGGCGCTGTCGCCGTCGCTAAGGCTTTTCTTCCCCGGTTCCGGGAGCGACGTCGTGGATTCATCGTCAATGTCACGTCGATGGGCGGCATGATTACCATGCCCGGCATTGCTTACTATTGCGGCAGCAAGTTTGCGCTCCAGGGCATATCGGAGGTGATGCGTTCGGAAATGGCCCCGTTCGGTGTCCGCGTGACCGCGGTCTGCCCCGGCTCGTTCCGGACGGATTGGGCTGGACGATCAATGGTCCGCACAGAGAGATCAATCACTGACTACGACGCGCTTTTTGATCCGATACGTGAGGCGCGACAGGTAAAGAGCGGCAAGCAGCTCGGTGATCCCGATAAACTGGCAGCCGCCGTTTTAGGCTTGGT is a window from the Mesorhizobium australicum WSM2073 genome containing:
- a CDS encoding AraC family transcriptional regulator, translated to MLPNPIPPKHGRSKLVELAGALAPRRGYNPTAFSRVRILRTEAVLHDIPVLYKPGAVFVLQGSKQGILEREIYLYDEEHYLAVSVPVPFRMKSMASSERPLLAVYVEFDMQMAAELAMQAQMHAEPASGKSRGLVSSRMAPEIEDVLLRLLVALRSPVEALVLGDGILRELHYRVLVGPQGGAMLAALQQKGTSGRIVQSLAWLRENYGSEISIGDLAKDVGMSVPSYHVHFKSLTGNSPMQYVKAIRLHEARLMIARQNRTIAEVAALVGYASPSQFSRDFKRHFGRTASEETKWLRRHLGELAWAS
- the lysM gene encoding peptidoglycan-binding protein LysM encodes the protein MGMFDFVKNVGKKLGIGGDEEAAPTADTLKKELDSHKLGTDGVQVVVQGDTAVLKGVVKDQSIFEKAVIAVGNTLGVSKVQADELQVAPASGTAAAAKEPTFYTVQKGDNLWKIAEKSYGKGQGAKNTVIFEANKPMLTHPDKIYPGQVLRIPELG
- the arfB gene encoding alternative ribosome rescue aminoacyl-tRNA hydrolase ArfB produces the protein MPIDDDIIISGEAVIHPGDLHEDFIRSSGPGGQNVNKVATAVQLRFDARNAEGLSDRVRERTIKLAGQRATKDGVIVIEAGRFRTQEQNRADARTRLAALVAKAAEPPPPPRKKTRPSKGAVERRLKSKAGRGTIKKLRGRVEND
- a CDS encoding oxidoreductase; this encodes MSQKTFFITGANSGFGLAIASAAIQIGHKVIGAVRSETSRAALADVLTAVRPVLCDVTEFDAIPDVVRQAENEHGPVDVLINNAGYGHEGVLEESPIEEMRRQFDVNVFGAVAVAKAFLPRFRERRRGFIVNVTSMGGMITMPGIAYYCGSKFALQGISEVMRSEMAPFGVRVTAVCPGSFRTDWAGRSMVRTERSITDYDALFDPIREARQVKSGKQLGDPDKLAAAVLGLVDASDPPPQLLLGSDALKLVSDRIERLRQEIEVWKSVTVSTDG